A stretch of Thermotoga sp. SG1 DNA encodes these proteins:
- a CDS encoding ABC transporter ATP-binding protein, which produces MIVAKGLTRKFGDFVAVDHVDLVVRPGEIYGFLGPNGAGKTTTIKMLTGVLKPTEGEIEILGMNMKTHEMEIKKSIGVVPDEPKIYSQLTGKEFLDFIMEIYGLNEKEVSKRIAELCEAFKVDYLGKRVSEMSHGMKQKLMLVGVFMRRPRVIFLDEPTVGLDAKSAKILKLLLRKYADEGATIFLTTHILEIAEKMCDRIGIINRGRLIVEGTMEELRKLSGQEKASLEDLFLQLTAENEEIEEIIREL; this is translated from the coding sequence GTCGATCATGTCGATCTTGTGGTGAGGCCTGGTGAGATATACGGCTTTCTGGGACCAAACGGTGCAGGGAAAACGACCACCATAAAGATGCTCACGGGTGTTTTGAAACCAACCGAGGGTGAGATAGAGATCCTCGGAATGAACATGAAGACACACGAGATGGAAATAAAAAAAAGCATCGGGGTCGTTCCGGACGAGCCGAAGATCTACTCTCAGCTGACCGGAAAAGAGTTTCTGGATTTCATCATGGAGATATACGGCCTCAACGAAAAAGAGGTGAGCAAAAGGATAGCAGAGCTCTGTGAGGCTTTCAAGGTGGATTACCTTGGAAAAAGAGTGAGCGAGATGTCTCATGGAATGAAACAAAAGCTCATGCTGGTCGGTGTTTTCATGAGAAGGCCCAGGGTGATCTTTTTGGATGAACCAACGGTGGGGCTCGATGCAAAGAGTGCCAAAATTTTGAAACTTCTTTTGAGGAAGTATGCAGACGAAGGTGCCACGATATTCCTCACCACCCACATCTTGGAGATTGCAGAGAAGATGTGCGACAGGATCGGCATCATAAACAGGGGAAGACTCATAGTGGAGGGAACAATGGAAGAGCTCAGAAAACTCTCTGGGCAGGAAAAAGCTTCACTGGAGGACCTCTTCCTTCAACTCACGGCGGAAAACGAGGAAATAGAAGAGATCATCAGGGAGTTGTGA
- a CDS encoding PfkB family carbohydrate kinase gives MKIAIFGGTFWDVFLFGKDPHKTIIRESPGGSGLNVAYGLFLLGHRVDFYSNVGEDFRGKHLVDELKRSGFDVSHMSILHGKTGLFIARNGRPLAVEIGVNGENIVVPSMMNDYDLVFATGEVTEKTLKVVCERSQNVVIDIGPRARIDTSDLKALIIGNEKECSRIRCDVVKMGPEGARWHDIHVPGNGVLFSHPIGLGDLFDMVLIHELLKGRSRREALEKAVECSQILGQEGPLTPFERISRLKSFYTIHKTPESCDKSTDASHNNGY, from the coding sequence TTGAAGATAGCGATCTTTGGTGGCACTTTCTGGGACGTCTTCCTGTTCGGTAAAGATCCACACAAAACAATCATCAGGGAATCTCCAGGTGGGTCGGGCCTTAACGTGGCGTACGGTCTATTCCTTCTTGGACACAGAGTTGATTTTTACTCGAACGTTGGAGAGGACTTTCGAGGAAAACACCTGGTTGATGAACTCAAAAGATCAGGCTTCGATGTTTCTCATATGTCGATTCTTCATGGGAAAACGGGTCTGTTCATAGCCCGCAACGGAAGGCCTCTTGCTGTCGAGATCGGTGTGAACGGAGAAAACATCGTTGTTCCATCCATGATGAACGATTACGATCTTGTCTTTGCAACGGGAGAGGTCACGGAAAAGACCTTGAAAGTCGTGTGTGAAAGATCACAAAACGTAGTGATCGACATCGGCCCCAGAGCACGGATCGACACCAGCGATTTGAAGGCACTCATCATAGGAAACGAGAAAGAATGTTCAAGAATCAGATGTGATGTGGTGAAGATGGGACCAGAGGGTGCAAGATGGCACGATATCCATGTTCCAGGAAACGGAGTATTATTTTCCCATCCGATAGGTCTTGGAGATCTGTTCGATATGGTGTTGATCCACGAGCTTCTGAAAGGAAGGTCTCGCAGAGAAGCTCTGGAAAAAGCGGTGGAATGTTCGCAGATTCTTGGTCAAGAAGGTCCATTGACTCCCTTTGAGAGGATCTCACGTCTCAAATCTTTCTACACGATTCACAAAACGCCTGAAAGTTGCGACAAATCCACCGATGCTTCCCACAACAACGGATATTAA
- a CDS encoding DUF1611 domain-containing protein, producing MNLWKLYQPGTPAAIIAWGQLGTPHAKTTYGLLRHSRLFKPVCVVAEHDGKKASDFIWPVRFDVPVVSSIEKIKEFGAKVVIIGVSNPGGYLEEKVAQLVKDALSNGLDVISGLHFKISQQTEFLKLAQESGAKILDIRVPPVDLRVFSGDVYQKRIKVVGVFGTDCVVGKRTTAVQLWERALQKGMKAAFMATGQTGILIGADAGYVVDAIPADFVSGVVEKTIMELERMGKEIVFVEGQGALRHPAYGQVTLGLLYGCNPDVVFLVHDPSRNHFESFPKIPKKPDFEEERKLIETLSDAKVIGGVCLNGTFETDLPVYDPFNPEDLDEMLKRVVEW from the coding sequence ATGAATCTCTGGAAATTATATCAGCCAGGAACACCCGCTGCGATAATAGCCTGGGGGCAGCTGGGAACACCCCATGCAAAAACCACCTACGGCCTTCTCAGACACAGCAGGCTCTTCAAACCGGTGTGTGTTGTCGCAGAACACGATGGAAAGAAAGCAAGCGATTTTATTTGGCCGGTTCGTTTCGATGTTCCCGTGGTTTCCTCGATAGAAAAGATCAAAGAGTTCGGTGCAAAGGTTGTGATCATCGGAGTGTCCAACCCTGGAGGCTACCTTGAGGAAAAGGTCGCTCAGCTTGTGAAAGATGCCTTGTCGAACGGTTTAGATGTTATATCGGGCCTTCACTTCAAGATCTCCCAGCAAACAGAGTTTCTGAAACTGGCTCAGGAAAGTGGAGCAAAAATACTGGATATTCGTGTTCCACCGGTGGATCTGAGGGTCTTTTCTGGTGATGTATACCAGAAGAGAATAAAAGTCGTTGGTGTTTTTGGAACAGACTGTGTTGTTGGAAAAAGGACAACCGCCGTTCAGCTCTGGGAAAGGGCGCTTCAGAAAGGAATGAAAGCTGCCTTCATGGCCACAGGTCAGACAGGGATTCTGATAGGTGCAGACGCAGGGTACGTTGTGGACGCTATTCCTGCCGATTTCGTTTCCGGTGTGGTGGAAAAGACCATCATGGAGCTCGAGAGGATGGGAAAAGAAATCGTCTTTGTTGAGGGACAGGGGGCACTGAGACATCCCGCGTACGGTCAGGTCACCCTGGGCCTTCTGTATGGATGCAATCCCGATGTTGTCTTCTTGGTACACGATCCGTCAAGAAACCATTTTGAGTCTTTTCCGAAAATTCCAAAAAAACCTGATTTTGAAGAAGAAAGAAAGCTCATCGAAACACTCTCGGATGCAAAGGTGATCGGGGGAGTGTGTCTGAACGGGACCTTCGAAACAGACCTTCCCGTCTACGATCCTTTTAATCCAGAAGATCTCGATGAGATGTTGAAGAGGGTGGTCGAATGGTGA
- a CDS encoding 2-phosphosulfolactate phosphatase family protein translates to MVNVVMVPCSVVKDETVVVVDVLRATSTIVTALANGAKEVVPVKTVEEALLRKEKDVLVCGERNAEKVKGFDLGNSPLEYKSELVFGKTIVLTTTNGTQIIEKVEGDSVIAASFLNVSAVVEYLKEKESITVVCAGTSGRFSLEDFLLAGMIVKRLKRDDLLDGALVAMKYFESVKNIREEIKRFSSHAKRLISLGFEKDVDFCTTEDLYNVVPILANGAFTLKEAR, encoded by the coding sequence ATGGTGAATGTTGTGATGGTTCCATGTTCTGTGGTGAAGGATGAAACGGTGGTCGTCGTGGACGTTCTGAGAGCCACTAGTACTATTGTCACAGCGCTTGCCAACGGTGCAAAAGAGGTTGTTCCTGTAAAAACGGTGGAGGAAGCATTGTTAAGGAAGGAAAAGGATGTTCTTGTGTGTGGAGAAAGGAACGCAGAGAAGGTGAAGGGGTTCGACCTTGGGAACTCTCCTCTTGAGTACAAAAGCGAACTGGTCTTTGGGAAAACGATCGTTCTCACAACGACGAACGGCACTCAGATAATCGAGAAAGTAGAGGGTGACAGCGTCATCGCAGCCTCTTTTCTGAACGTTTCTGCGGTTGTTGAATACCTGAAAGAAAAGGAAAGCATCACCGTCGTCTGTGCTGGAACCAGTGGGCGTTTTTCTCTGGAAGATTTTTTACTTGCTGGTATGATCGTGAAAAGACTGAAAAGGGACGATCTTCTGGATGGTGCGCTTGTGGCTATGAAATACTTCGAATCTGTAAAAAACATAAGGGAGGAGATCAAAAGATTCTCCTCCCATGCAAAGAGACTGATATCTCTTGGATTCGAAAAAGACGTCGATTTCTGCACAACGGAAGATCTCTACAACGTGGTTCCAATCCTCGCAAACGGTGCTTTCACTCTGAAAGAAGCTCGGTGA
- the fabD gene encoding ACP S-malonyltransferase has protein sequence MRAFVFPGQGSQYSGMAKDFSVYESSEDIFERAKKVLGFDITEIMNGDEETLKLTENAQPSIYITSYIAYLELEKRGILPDVVAGHSLGEYTALAVAGVYDFETGLYLVRKRGEYMSQALEPGKGTMAAVIGLDIEQIEKVVNSIDGVYVANYNSHDQVVISGLKESVEKAMELLKEKGARRIVELMVSSPFHTPFLEYAREKMKEEVEKIEFKKPRWPIVMNSTAKPTEDPVEIKKNIIEQITGPVLWKQSVDTMKEMGVNEFVEVGPKTVLKNLCRKMGVNAKHFTELLSE, from the coding sequence GTGAGGGCGTTCGTCTTTCCCGGACAGGGATCCCAGTACTCCGGAATGGCAAAGGATTTTTCTGTGTACGAATCTTCAGAGGACATATTCGAGAGGGCAAAAAAGGTTCTGGGATTCGACATCACCGAGATCATGAACGGCGATGAAGAGACCCTGAAACTCACAGAAAACGCCCAGCCATCCATTTATATAACGAGTTACATCGCTTACCTCGAACTGGAAAAAAGGGGTATTCTCCCAGATGTCGTTGCGGGTCACAGTCTCGGAGAATACACTGCTCTGGCGGTGGCCGGTGTGTACGATTTCGAGACCGGGCTCTACCTTGTGAGGAAAAGAGGAGAGTACATGTCGCAGGCGCTCGAGCCTGGAAAGGGCACCATGGCAGCCGTTATAGGACTCGATATCGAACAGATAGAAAAGGTAGTGAACTCAATAGATGGAGTGTACGTGGCAAATTACAACTCACACGATCAGGTGGTAATAAGTGGCCTGAAAGAATCTGTTGAAAAAGCGATGGAGCTTTTGAAAGAAAAAGGTGCGCGCCGGATTGTAGAACTCATGGTCTCGAGTCCTTTCCACACACCGTTTCTGGAGTACGCTAGGGAGAAAATGAAAGAAGAGGTGGAAAAGATAGAGTTCAAAAAACCAAGATGGCCCATCGTGATGAACTCTACCGCCAAACCTACAGAAGACCCCGTAGAGATAAAGAAGAACATCATAGAACAAATCACAGGCCCTGTTCTCTGGAAGCAATCGGTGGATACAATGAAAGAGATGGGAGTGAACGAGTTCGTAGAGGTAGGTCCAAAAACCGTTCTCAAGAATCTCTGCAGGAAGATGGGAGTGAACGCAAAGCACTTCACCGAGCTTCTTTCAGAGTGA
- a CDS encoding biotin transporter BioY: MRELVKAGIFTALIAVGAWISIPIGPVPFTLQVFFVFLSAYILGKKYGTLSIAAYVLLGAIGLPVFANFKGGAQVLVGPTGGYLFGFILGGFVIGLLSEKRENFVWYLVSGLSGLGIIYVLGVFVLNFYVHDIKKAVALGFAPFIWFDLIKLVVAAVIALRLKKLEVKR, translated from the coding sequence ATGAGGGAACTTGTAAAGGCTGGGATCTTTACAGCCCTCATTGCGGTTGGAGCATGGATCTCGATTCCGATCGGTCCAGTTCCCTTCACTCTTCAGGTGTTCTTTGTTTTCCTTTCCGCCTACATTCTTGGGAAAAAATACGGTACACTGTCGATTGCAGCGTATGTGTTGCTTGGAGCCATCGGACTTCCCGTCTTTGCGAACTTCAAAGGAGGAGCACAGGTCCTTGTCGGTCCCACCGGTGGGTACCTCTTCGGTTTTATTCTGGGAGGGTTTGTGATCGGTCTTCTTTCTGAGAAGAGAGAGAACTTCGTGTGGTATCTCGTTTCTGGTCTTTCTGGTCTTGGAATCATATACGTGCTCGGTGTGTTCGTTTTGAATTTTTACGTTCACGATATCAAAAAAGCAGTTGCACTCGGATTTGCCCCGTTCATCTGGTTCGATCTGATAAAACTCGTTGTTGCCGCTGTCATAGCTCTCAGGTTGAAAAAACTGGAGGTGAAACGGTGA
- the fabK gene encoding enoyl-[acyl-carrier-protein] reductase FabK yields MKLKTRVTELLGIEYPIIMGGMAWAGTPTLAAAVSEAGGLGIIGSGAMKPDDLRKAISDLRERTNKPFGVNVILVSPWADDLVRVCVEEKVPVITFGAGNPTKYIKELKENGIKVIPVVASDSLARMVERAGADAVIAEGMESGGHIGEVTTLVLVNKVSRSVNIPVIAAGGIADGRGMAAAFALGAEAVQMGTRFVASVESDVHPIYKEKIVKASIRDTVVTGAKLGHPARVLRTPFARKIQEMEFENPMQAEEMLVGSLRRAVVEGDLERGSFMMGQSAGLIDEIKPVKQIIEDIMNEFVETVKKLRRCIEE; encoded by the coding sequence ATGAAGCTGAAAACCAGAGTGACAGAATTACTTGGGATAGAGTATCCCATAATCATGGGTGGAATGGCGTGGGCAGGGACCCCCACCCTCGCAGCAGCGGTGTCCGAAGCAGGAGGACTTGGAATCATCGGATCTGGAGCTATGAAACCCGATGATCTGAGGAAAGCCATTTCTGATCTCAGAGAAAGAACAAACAAACCCTTCGGTGTGAACGTGATTCTCGTTTCACCTTGGGCAGACGATCTCGTCAGAGTTTGTGTGGAGGAAAAGGTGCCCGTGATTACTTTTGGAGCGGGGAACCCTACAAAATACATAAAGGAATTAAAAGAAAACGGCATAAAAGTCATTCCCGTTGTGGCTTCAGACTCTCTTGCAAGAATGGTTGAAAGGGCAGGAGCAGACGCTGTTATAGCGGAGGGAATGGAATCCGGTGGTCATATAGGAGAGGTCACCACCCTTGTTCTCGTGAACAAGGTCTCCAGGAGCGTGAACATTCCCGTAATCGCAGCAGGGGGAATCGCTGATGGAAGAGGAATGGCCGCCGCTTTTGCCCTCGGAGCAGAGGCTGTGCAGATGGGAACAAGATTCGTAGCGAGTGTAGAAAGTGATGTTCACCCTATCTACAAAGAAAAAATTGTCAAAGCTTCTATAAGGGACACGGTGGTGACCGGTGCCAAACTTGGCCACCCCGCACGCGTTCTCAGAACGCCATTTGCCAGGAAAATTCAGGAAATGGAGTTCGAAAACCCGATGCAGGCAGAGGAGATGCTGGTGGGAAGCCTGAGGAGAGCCGTTGTAGAGGGGGATCTGGAGAGAGGTTCTTTCATGATGGGACAAAGCGCCGGCCTGATCGACGAAATAAAACCTGTGAAACAGATCATAGAAGACATCATGAACGAATTTGTGGAGACGGTGAAGAAATTGAGGAGGTGTATTGAAGAATGA
- the fabZ gene encoding 3-hydroxyacyl-ACP dehydratase FabZ produces MNIDYVKSILPHRYPFLLVDGVIEEGEDRIVAFKNISISDPVFQGHFPEYPIYPGVLIIEGLAQTAGILLLKNLEGIPLFLGIDEARFKKEVRPGDRLIYEVKKIGEKLGTVQVEGVAKVENTIVAKAKLLLGVKKK; encoded by the coding sequence ATGAACATAGACTACGTAAAATCGATCCTTCCACACAGGTATCCTTTCCTTCTGGTGGATGGTGTGATAGAAGAGGGCGAGGATAGAATCGTTGCTTTCAAAAACATCAGTATTTCCGATCCCGTCTTCCAAGGTCACTTTCCAGAATATCCCATATATCCTGGTGTTCTCATCATCGAAGGGCTTGCTCAAACTGCCGGAATTCTTCTCCTGAAAAACCTTGAAGGCATACCACTCTTTCTCGGTATAGACGAGGCACGTTTCAAAAAGGAAGTGCGACCTGGAGATAGACTGATCTACGAGGTGAAGAAGATAGGTGAAAAACTTGGCACAGTTCAGGTAGAAGGTGTGGCAAAGGTTGAAAATACCATCGTAGCTAAGGCCAAACTCTTGCTGGGGGTGAAAAAGAAATGA
- the fabF gene encoding beta-ketoacyl-ACP synthase II gives MRRVVITGMGIVSPFGVGKEKNLEGLRETKVTIDRISSFDASNLPVQIAAEVRDFKPEEYINPKLVKRTDRFVHFALVSTKEAVEEAGINFEQFSERTATIIGSGMGGFLTLDSENNKFLSQGPSRVSPFLIPMILIDMASGVVAMEYGLKGPNFSSVSACASSLHAVALGTLLIRHGYADVAVVGGTEATIAPLPITGFANMRALSRRNDDPKRASRPFDRDRDGFVMGEGGAILVLEAEEVAKSRGAKIIAEIKGIGMTDDAYHFSAPDPEGRGAAEAMKLALKESGLSVEDIDYVNCHATSTPAGDEAELKAIKKVLGEHVKNVAINSSKALIGHLLGAAGAAELVLSILQMQHSFVHGMPNLDNPIEEAKGTGLVGKENVQMEIKNFMKNSFGFGGHNVSIVLGRYEQ, from the coding sequence TTGAGACGGGTGGTCATAACGGGAATGGGTATCGTAAGTCCTTTTGGTGTTGGGAAAGAAAAGAATCTGGAAGGTCTTAGAGAAACCAAAGTAACGATAGATCGAATATCTTCTTTTGATGCTTCTAACTTGCCCGTTCAAATTGCAGCAGAAGTCAGAGATTTCAAACCGGAAGAGTACATAAATCCAAAACTCGTGAAGAGAACAGATCGGTTCGTTCACTTCGCCCTCGTCAGCACCAAAGAAGCGGTGGAAGAGGCAGGGATAAACTTCGAGCAGTTTTCAGAGAGGACGGCAACGATCATAGGATCCGGAATGGGAGGATTCCTAACACTCGACAGTGAGAACAACAAATTCCTTTCTCAAGGTCCCAGCAGGGTGAGTCCGTTCCTGATTCCAATGATTCTCATCGACATGGCATCCGGTGTCGTTGCAATGGAGTACGGTCTCAAGGGACCGAATTTTTCTTCTGTGAGTGCTTGTGCTTCTTCCCTACACGCGGTGGCACTCGGCACTCTTCTGATAAGGCATGGATACGCAGACGTGGCCGTCGTTGGAGGAACGGAAGCAACGATAGCACCCCTGCCGATCACCGGGTTTGCGAACATGAGGGCGCTCTCAAGAAGAAACGATGACCCCAAACGAGCTTCCCGTCCGTTTGACAGGGACAGAGACGGTTTTGTCATGGGAGAGGGAGGAGCAATCCTTGTCCTTGAAGCGGAAGAAGTTGCAAAATCAAGGGGTGCGAAGATCATAGCAGAGATAAAGGGAATTGGCATGACGGACGATGCGTACCACTTCAGCGCACCGGATCCAGAAGGAAGAGGAGCAGCAGAGGCGATGAAACTGGCTCTGAAAGAATCCGGCCTTTCTGTTGAGGACATAGATTACGTGAACTGTCATGCCACGAGCACACCTGCTGGTGATGAAGCAGAGCTCAAGGCAATAAAGAAGGTGCTGGGGGAACACGTAAAGAACGTAGCCATAAACTCCTCTAAAGCCTTGATAGGACATCTTCTTGGTGCCGCTGGTGCCGCAGAACTCGTCCTTTCGATTCTTCAGATGCAGCACTCTTTTGTGCACGGCATGCCAAACCTTGACAACCCAATTGAGGAGGCAAAGGGAACAGGTCTTGTTGGGAAAGAAAATGTTCAGATGGAAATAAAGAACTTCATGAAGAATTCGTTCGGTTTCGGGGGACACAACGTGTCGATCGTTTTGGGGAGGTATGAACAATGA
- a CDS encoding CTP synthase produces MKKYVIVTGGVLSGIGKGIFSASLARLMKEYGVDVNVLKIDPYLNVDAGTMNPNQHGEVFVTEDGYEADLDLGHYERFLGRDMTRHNNMTAGQVYLRVIEKERQGKYLGNTVQIVPHLTEEIKDRIRSLEAELLVVEIGGTVGDIEGEVFLEAVRELQMEEGRENFLFAHVTYVPYLRTTNEFKTKPTQQSVQLLRRIGITPDMIIVRSEFPLDVPSMNKVALFSGVSREFVINLPDTKNVYEVPEILRDMGLHEKISSKLKLNLKGAEFSWSYPKAFKPYRIALVGKYLGTDDAYKSIIESVFLTGVEKPTIVDSQMLEEMSEEEVAKVLGEYDALIIPGGFGRRGIEGKIKAIKYARENKKPILGICLGMQLMIIEFARNVLGYREANSTEFDPKTPYPVVDLMEEQKKILKLGGTMRLGAQKVKVFPGTKLYEIYGRVEEVYERHRHRYEANEEAFPELFKKPGEEGYKLVVSAKSEFIEAIEIEDHPFFIGVQFHPEYKSKVGAPHPIFVHLKKTLEGLQ; encoded by the coding sequence ATGAAGAAATACGTTATTGTGACCGGTGGAGTGCTCAGCGGAATAGGAAAAGGCATATTCTCCGCCTCTCTGGCAAGACTCATGAAAGAATACGGTGTCGATGTGAACGTACTGAAGATCGATCCATACTTGAACGTGGATGCAGGGACCATGAACCCGAACCAGCATGGTGAGGTCTTCGTTACCGAAGATGGTTACGAAGCGGATCTGGATCTCGGTCACTACGAGCGTTTCCTCGGAAGAGACATGACCCGCCACAACAATATGACGGCAGGTCAGGTCTACCTTCGGGTTATAGAAAAGGAAAGGCAGGGAAAGTACCTCGGAAACACCGTCCAGATCGTACCACATCTCACAGAGGAGATAAAGGACAGAATAAGGTCTCTCGAGGCAGAGCTCCTTGTGGTCGAGATCGGAGGTACCGTCGGTGACATCGAAGGTGAGGTCTTTCTGGAAGCTGTCAGGGAACTCCAGATGGAAGAGGGAAGGGAAAACTTCCTCTTTGCCCATGTCACGTACGTTCCTTACCTTCGAACTACAAACGAGTTCAAAACCAAACCAACGCAGCAGTCGGTTCAACTTCTCAGAAGGATCGGAATCACTCCCGACATGATCATCGTGAGAAGTGAGTTTCCCCTCGACGTTCCCAGTATGAACAAAGTTGCCCTCTTTTCAGGTGTTTCTAGGGAATTCGTGATAAACCTTCCCGACACAAAAAATGTTTATGAAGTCCCGGAGATACTGAGGGACATGGGATTGCATGAGAAGATCTCCTCCAAGTTGAAACTGAATCTGAAAGGCGCGGAATTCAGTTGGTCTTATCCGAAGGCCTTTAAACCTTACAGGATAGCGCTGGTAGGGAAATACCTTGGAACGGACGACGCATACAAGAGCATCATAGAATCTGTGTTTTTGACTGGTGTAGAAAAGCCAACAATAGTGGACAGTCAGATGCTCGAAGAGATGAGTGAGGAAGAGGTAGCGAAGGTTCTGGGCGAGTACGATGCTCTGATCATACCGGGAGGTTTTGGAAGAAGAGGTATAGAAGGAAAGATAAAGGCCATAAAGTATGCCAGAGAAAACAAAAAACCCATTCTTGGAATATGTCTTGGCATGCAACTCATGATCATTGAATTTGCAAGAAATGTGCTTGGATACAGAGAGGCAAATTCTACAGAGTTCGATCCGAAAACCCCATACCCCGTCGTGGACTTGATGGAGGAACAAAAAAAGATCCTGAAACTCGGCGGTACGATGAGGCTTGGTGCGCAGAAAGTGAAGGTCTTTCCAGGCACAAAACTTTACGAGATATACGGTAGGGTGGAAGAAGTTTACGAGAGGCACAGACACAGATACGAAGCGAACGAAGAAGCCTTTCCGGAGCTCTTCAAGAAACCCGGTGAGGAAGGATACAAGCTTGTTGTTTCTGCAAAATCTGAATTCATCGAAGCTATAGAAATAGAAGATCATCCCTTCTTCATCGGTGTTCAGTTCCATCCGGAGTACAAGAGCAAGGTGGGAGCACCTCATCCGATCTTTGTTCACCTGAAGAAGACCCTGGAGGGATTGCAATGA